A single genomic interval of Ammospiza caudacuta isolate bAmmCau1 chromosome 19, bAmmCau1.pri, whole genome shotgun sequence harbors:
- the KCTD2 gene encoding BTB/POZ domain-containing protein KCTD2 has translation MAEGPPRGRTPSPGPGGAPGPPSPRAAGAAAGAAGALSPPAAASKWVRLNVGGTYFVSTRQTLCREPKSFLCRLCCQDGPELGSDKDETGAYLIDRDPTYFGPILNYLRHGKLIINKELAEEGVLEEAEFYNIASLVRLVKERIRDNENRTSQGPVKHVYRVLQCQEEELTQMVSTMSDGWKFEQLISIGSSYNYGNEDQAEFLCVVSRELNNSTNGIVKEPSEKAKILQERGSRM, from the exons ATGGCCGAGGGGCCGCCGAGGGGCCGCACGCCCAGCCCGGGCCCCGGGGGGGCGCCGGGGCCGCCCAGTCCCCGCGCggccggagcggcggcgggggccgCCGGGGCGCTgtccccgcccgccgccgcctccaAGTGGGTGCGGCTGAACGTGGGCGGCACGTACTTCGTGAGCACCCGGCAGACGCTGTGCCGGGAGCCCAAGTCCTTCCTGTGCCGTCTGTGCTGCCAGGACGGGCCCGAGCTCGGCTCCGACAAG GATGAGACTGGGGCGTATCTCATCGACAGAGACCCCACGTACTTCGGGCCCATACTGAACTACCTCCGGCACGGCAAGCTCATCATCAACAAGGAGCTCGCAGAGGAAG GGGTGCTGGAAGAGGCTGAGTTCTACAACATCGCGTCCCTGGTGCGGCTGGTGAAGGAGCGGATACGGGACAACGAGAACAGAACCTCTCAA GGACCTGTGAAACACGTGTACAGAGTGCTGCAGTGCCAAGAGGAAGAGCTCACACAGATGGTGTCCACCATGTCCGACGGATGGAAATTTGAACAG CTGATCAGCATTGGATCTTCCTATAACTATGGAAATGAAGACCAGGCAGAATTCCTCTGTGTTGTGTCCAGGGAGCTCAACAATTCTACCAATGGCATTGTCAAGGAGCCAAGTGAGAAGGCCAAG ATTCTTCAGGAGCGAGGATCCCGGATGTAA